The window ACTGCCTTTAGAGCCAGAGTTTGAGGTACATGACGGGTATTCCCTCGATCCTTTAAAAGAACAAGACAACGCCATTCCAGGCTTACTGCACAAATACAAAAACCGCGCGTTAATGATAGTGAAAGGTGGTTGTGCGGTGAATTGCCGCTACTGCTTTCGCCGTCATTTCCCTTATAGCGATAATAAGGGCGGTAAAACACAGTGGAAAAAGGCGCTGAACTACATTGCTGAACACCCAGAATTAAATGAAGTCATTTTATCAGGCGGTGATCCATTAATGGCAAAAGATCACGAATTAGCATGGCTAGTTGATGAAATAGAATCTATTCCTCATATTAAACGTCTGCGTATTCACACTCGCTTGCCTGTCGTCATACCTAACCGTATTACTGATGAGTTATGTACATTAATTGGCAATAGTCGCTTACAAACGATTCTGGTTACCCATATTAACCACGCCAATGAGATTAATGATGAACTAACCGATGCCATGACGAAACTTAAACGCGTGAATGTCACTTTACTTAACCAGGGCGTGTTATTACGCGGGATTAATGATTCAGTCGAAGCACTTACTGCGCTTAGCGAAAGCCTGTTTACTGCAGGTATTCAGCCTTATTATTTACATGTTTTAGATAAGGTACAGGGTGCGGCCCATTTTATGATTGATGACACTGAAGCTCGCCACTTAATGGCAGGTCTAATGCAGAATGTATCGGGGTATATGGTACCCAAGTTAACACGCGAGATCGGTGGACGAACGAGTAAAACCCCACTAGACCTTCACTTAGAATAATCACTTCAACAACCTTCCTCATCAGATTTTGTGTCACCAAAGACACAAAATCGTTCTCTATCTTGCTCTCTCGTTCCTTATACCTCCAAAATTAAGAAAAAAACAACAGATAGTGTTCATCTATTTAAGTCACTTGTTTTTATGTCGCTAGTTTCATTTGCAACGCAATAATGGAACCAAAATCACACATAAGAAGAAATAATATGAACCTTAAAACAAAATTATCAGCATGCTTTGCTGTTCTCTCACTCATAATCATTTTGGTGCTATCTACCTTTTCCTACCAAGCTTTACAAAGCAGAACACTTAACAGCCTGAATACGGAACTAACAACAGCAGCCAATGCCACCCAAAAAATTATCGGTGATGAACGCCATGATCACCAAAACAAAGCCAACAACGATTACGACAAAATTTCCCAGAATTTGACCAGCTTCACCCAAGCCTCAGAGCTGGATTGGGTCTATTCCACCGTGATGAGAAACGGTCGGATATATTACACCTATATCAATCAAACAAAAGAAGAAGCACGTTCTGGGCACTATAAAAACTGGTACCAAGAAGAATACAAAATCGTTCCGAAAATGCTTCGCAAAGCATTCCTGACTCAACAAATCCAATTTGAAGAGTACCAAGGTGAATACGGCCGATACCGCTCAATTTTCGTCCCGTTTCGTAACCATCAAGGAGAAA is drawn from Photobacterium profundum SS9 and contains these coding sequences:
- the epmB gene encoding EF-P beta-lysylation protein EpmB, with translation MPHIITRNASTVEQNWLNDLANAISDPFLLLKTLKIDPIPWEKGLAARKLFALRVPMSFVDRMEIGNPYDPLLRQVLPLEPEFEVHDGYSLDPLKEQDNAIPGLLHKYKNRALMIVKGGCAVNCRYCFRRHFPYSDNKGGKTQWKKALNYIAEHPELNEVILSGGDPLMAKDHELAWLVDEIESIPHIKRLRIHTRLPVVIPNRITDELCTLIGNSRLQTILVTHINHANEINDELTDAMTKLKRVNVTLLNQGVLLRGINDSVEALTALSESLFTAGIQPYYLHVLDKVQGAAHFMIDDTEARHLMAGLMQNVSGYMVPKLTREIGGRTSKTPLDLHLE